Proteins from a genomic interval of Diaphorobacter sp. HDW4A:
- the rtcA gene encoding RNA 3'-terminal phosphate cyclase, whose amino-acid sequence MTTTTIIEIDGSTGEGGGQILRTSLALSVITGTPFVLDNIRAKRAKPGLMRQHLTCVNAAAAISGAQVEGAALNSQRLVFTPGKLQSGDYEFVIGSAGSCTLVLQTVWPALLFGEGTSRITIKGGTHNPMAPPFQFLDLSYAPLMRRLGAPVQLELKRHGFYPAGGGVIEAEISPAAATLAPFDLLERGALRESYAECLCAAIPRSVARRELEELRLQLGWQEDQMRQGEARQNEGPGNALMAMLAYENVCEVFTRLGEKGVSSEQVARSLAGEVRKFLAADSAVGPYLGDQWVLPLALAVWRTGRGASYTCSPLTQHARTNFEVIQRFLPVRITEQQLSAESRTHRVQVGRT is encoded by the coding sequence ATGACAACGACAACCATCATCGAAATCGACGGTTCCACTGGAGAGGGTGGCGGCCAGATCCTGCGGACGTCACTGGCACTTTCCGTCATCACGGGAACGCCATTTGTCCTCGACAACATCCGCGCCAAGCGTGCGAAGCCCGGTCTCATGCGCCAGCACCTGACCTGCGTGAACGCGGCCGCGGCGATTTCGGGCGCGCAGGTGGAAGGCGCAGCGCTCAACTCGCAGCGCCTCGTGTTCACGCCGGGCAAGCTGCAATCGGGCGACTATGAATTCGTCATCGGCTCTGCGGGAAGCTGCACGCTGGTGCTGCAGACCGTCTGGCCTGCGTTGCTGTTTGGAGAAGGCACAAGCCGCATCACGATCAAGGGCGGTACGCACAACCCGATGGCACCGCCGTTCCAGTTTCTCGACTTGAGCTATGCGCCACTCATGCGCCGCTTGGGTGCGCCAGTGCAACTGGAACTCAAGCGCCATGGTTTCTACCCGGCAGGTGGCGGTGTGATCGAGGCCGAGATCAGCCCCGCTGCCGCCACACTCGCGCCGTTCGATTTGCTGGAACGCGGCGCGCTGCGCGAAAGCTATGCGGAATGCCTGTGCGCTGCGATTCCGCGCTCGGTGGCGCGGCGCGAGCTGGAAGAGCTGCGCCTGCAATTGGGTTGGCAAGAAGACCAGATGCGTCAGGGCGAAGCCCGCCAGAACGAAGGCCCCGGCAATGCACTGATGGCCATGCTCGCGTACGAGAATGTCTGCGAAGTGTTCACGCGCCTTGGCGAAAAGGGCGTGAGCTCGGAGCAGGTGGCGCGCTCACTGGCTGGCGAGGTGCGCAAGTTTCTGGCAGCCGATTCAGCGGTGGGCCCCTATCTTGGCGATCAGTGGGTATTGCCGCTCGCGTTGGCCGTGTGGCGGACCGGACGCGGCGCGAGCTACACGTGCAGCCCGCTGACTCAGCATGCGCGGACGAATTTCGAGGTGATTCAGCGCTTCCTGCCGGTGCGCATCACAGAGCAGCAGCTTTCGGCAGAATCGCGCACGCATCGCGTTCAGGTGGGGCGCACGTGA
- a CDS encoding TROVE domain-containing protein codes for MVNTQLFKTSQGAMLQATNAQNNEGAAAYAYTPRHQLAQLAVTGCLGQTFYASAEEQLDQIGNLVVSVDNTFTAKTAVYARERGYMKDMPATLTAALAVWNTELFAQVFPRVIDNGKMLRNFVQIVRSGAMGRKSLGSRPKKLVQNWLLNATEKQLLNASVGNTPSLADVVKMVHPKPTEAWRAAWFAWLIGKPFNEADLPPITQAFERFKRDNANGVISTEVPEVPFQMLTALTLYNKQWAEIAKNGSWQMVRQNLNTFARHGVFEVPGMTQLIAQKLADANAVAKARAMPYQLMAAFNACDEKVPAAVRSALQDAMEHAIANVPTFGGNVVVCADVSGSMSSPVTGYRAGATTAVRCIDVAGLMAAAVLRKNGEARVLPFENKVVKLQLNGRDSVMTNAQKLAKIGGGGTNCSAPLEQLANEKAAVDLVIMVSDNESWVDGVQRGATNTMLQWERVKQRNPQAKLVCIDIQPYGTTQAMERKDILNVGGFSDAVFDVVASFADGKLNADHWVGEIEKIVLAPQ; via the coding sequence ATGGTCAACACACAACTGTTCAAGACATCGCAAGGCGCAATGCTGCAAGCCACCAACGCACAGAACAACGAAGGTGCCGCAGCCTACGCATACACACCCCGTCATCAGCTGGCCCAACTGGCCGTGACGGGCTGCCTCGGCCAGACGTTCTACGCCAGCGCCGAAGAGCAACTCGATCAGATCGGCAACCTCGTGGTGTCGGTGGACAACACCTTCACCGCGAAGACGGCGGTCTATGCCCGCGAACGCGGCTATATGAAGGACATGCCTGCCACGCTTACCGCAGCGTTGGCGGTATGGAACACCGAATTGTTTGCACAGGTTTTTCCCCGTGTGATCGATAACGGCAAGATGCTGCGCAACTTTGTGCAGATCGTGCGCTCCGGTGCCATGGGCCGCAAGTCGCTGGGCTCACGCCCCAAGAAGCTGGTGCAGAACTGGTTACTGAACGCCACTGAAAAGCAGTTGCTGAACGCATCGGTAGGCAACACGCCTTCGCTCGCTGACGTGGTGAAGATGGTTCACCCCAAGCCAACGGAGGCCTGGCGTGCCGCGTGGTTCGCGTGGTTGATCGGCAAGCCGTTCAACGAGGCCGATCTGCCGCCCATCACCCAGGCGTTCGAGCGCTTCAAGCGCGACAACGCGAACGGTGTGATCTCGACCGAGGTGCCTGAAGTACCGTTTCAGATGCTGACCGCACTGACGCTGTACAACAAGCAATGGGCGGAGATTGCGAAGAACGGATCGTGGCAGATGGTGCGCCAGAACCTGAACACATTTGCACGCCACGGCGTGTTTGAAGTGCCAGGTATGACGCAACTGATCGCCCAGAAGCTGGCAGATGCCAACGCCGTGGCCAAGGCCCGTGCGATGCCCTACCAGTTGATGGCCGCGTTCAACGCCTGCGACGAAAAGGTGCCCGCTGCGGTGCGCAGCGCACTGCAGGATGCGATGGAGCACGCCATCGCCAACGTACCCACCTTTGGTGGCAACGTGGTGGTGTGCGCCGACGTATCGGGCTCGATGAGCTCACCTGTGACGGGTTACCGCGCTGGTGCGACAACGGCGGTGCGTTGCATCGACGTGGCAGGTTTGATGGCTGCGGCCGTCTTGCGCAAGAACGGTGAAGCACGTGTGCTGCCGTTCGAGAACAAGGTGGTGAAGCTGCAATTGAACGGCCGCGACTCGGTGATGACCAACGCACAGAAGCTGGCGAAGATTGGCGGTGGTGGAACCAACTGCAGCGCGCCTCTGGAACAACTGGCCAACGAGAAGGCGGCGGTTGATCTGGTGATCATGGTCTCGGATAACGAGTCCTGGGTCGATGGCGTGCAGCGCGGTGCCACCAACACCATGTTGCAGTGGGAACGCGTCAAGCAACGCAATCCGCAGGCCAAGCTGGTATGCATCGACATCCAGCCCTACGGAACCACGCAGGCGATGGAGCGCAAGGACATCTTGAATGTCGGTGGCTTCAGCGATGCGGTTTTCGATGTGGTGGCGAGCTTTGCCGATGGCAAGCTCAACGCCGATCATTGGGTGGGCGAGATCGAGAAGATCGTGCTCGCTCCCCAGTGA
- a CDS encoding nucleotidyltransferase domain-containing protein, with amino-acid sequence MLSKNFETDVKESVLSAHPVSAEMRRVVGGQLAALEREHDVTVLFASESGSRGWGFASPDSDYDVRFVYVHRLDWYLRTDARRDVIELPISDELDVSGWELRKALQLMRASNPVLLEWLRSPVVYREDKAWVEQLRALAALYYSPVRAYHHYLSMAKKTMKTHLRVEDQVVKYKKYFYALRPLLAARWVREFGTVPPMRFAELATALLSDAALLDELNALLEKKMRAGEAATSAPWPGVQAFLEKELADAMNFAPAPSGDKVPATAANTYLREAVMHFSKSSTRKGEP; translated from the coding sequence ATGCTTTCCAAAAATTTTGAAACCGATGTCAAGGAGTCCGTTCTCAGCGCGCATCCCGTAAGCGCCGAGATGCGCAGAGTCGTGGGCGGGCAGCTTGCCGCGCTGGAGCGCGAGCACGACGTGACTGTGCTGTTCGCCAGTGAATCTGGCAGTCGTGGCTGGGGATTTGCATCGCCGGACAGCGACTACGACGTGCGCTTTGTCTACGTGCACCGGCTCGACTGGTACTTGCGCACGGACGCGCGGCGCGATGTGATCGAGCTGCCGATAAGCGATGAGCTCGACGTAAGCGGCTGGGAACTGCGCAAGGCGCTGCAATTGATGCGCGCCTCCAACCCGGTGTTGCTCGAATGGCTGCGCTCGCCCGTGGTGTATCGCGAAGATAAGGCTTGGGTTGAACAGCTGCGTGCGCTCGCTGCGCTGTACTACTCGCCGGTACGCGCGTATCACCACTACCTCTCTATGGCGAAGAAGACCATGAAAACGCATCTGCGCGTCGAGGACCAGGTGGTGAAGTACAAGAAGTACTTCTACGCACTCAGGCCCTTGCTCGCGGCTCGCTGGGTGCGCGAGTTCGGTACCGTGCCACCCATGCGCTTTGCGGAGCTTGCAACGGCGTTGCTGAGCGATGCGGCGTTGCTGGATGAACTCAACGCGCTGCTTGAAAAGAAGATGCGTGCGGGCGAAGCGGCAACCAGTGCGCCGTGGCCTGGCGTGCAGGCGTTTCTCGAAAAGGAGCTTGCGGACGCCATGAACTTTGCACCGGCTCCATCGGGAGACAAGGTTCCTGCAACGGCTGCAAATACTTATTTGCGAGAGGCTGTGATGCACTTCTCCAAATCGTCGACGAGAAAAGGTGAACCATGA
- a CDS encoding ABC transporter substrate-binding protein gives MKFRLLAAATLATVTLLGGVAHADQLEDIKKKGELVVGVLGTDEPLSFIDAKTRELVGYDVDLGRAVAQKLGVKPVFKQITLAARIPELQQGHIDLLAASLTHNKEREAQIDFSLTTFITGQKVMTKANSPIKDVPELAGKRVATAKGSSMEVNMKKAVPTATIISFDTSPQALVAMQQGKAVAFVNDEMSLVRAMVQLGDQRKDYKLLPTIISVEPLALGIKKGEAGFKKVVDDTLREMEANGKAEGLYEQWFGQKSSLKMDKRAFKFETDKVAE, from the coding sequence ATGAAATTCCGTTTGCTGGCTGCGGCCACCCTTGCCACCGTCACCCTGCTGGGTGGCGTGGCCCACGCCGATCAACTGGAAGACATCAAGAAGAAGGGCGAGCTGGTCGTCGGCGTGCTGGGCACGGACGAGCCACTGAGCTTCATCGATGCCAAGACGCGCGAGCTGGTGGGCTACGACGTGGACCTCGGGCGTGCCGTCGCGCAGAAGCTGGGCGTCAAGCCGGTCTTCAAGCAGATCACGCTGGCTGCGCGCATCCCCGAGCTGCAGCAGGGCCACATCGACCTGCTGGCCGCATCGCTCACGCACAACAAGGAGCGCGAGGCGCAGATCGACTTCTCGCTGACTACGTTCATCACCGGCCAGAAGGTGATGACCAAGGCCAACAGCCCGATCAAGGACGTGCCGGAACTCGCGGGCAAGCGCGTGGCCACCGCCAAGGGCAGTTCGATGGAAGTGAACATGAAGAAGGCCGTGCCCACGGCCACCATCATCTCGTTCGACACCTCGCCGCAAGCACTGGTCGCCATGCAGCAGGGCAAGGCCGTGGCTTTCGTGAATGACGAGATGAGCCTGGTGCGCGCCATGGTGCAGCTGGGTGACCAGCGCAAGGACTACAAGCTACTGCCCACCATCATCAGCGTGGAGCCGCTGGCGCTCGGCATCAAGAAGGGCGAGGCCGGCTTCAAAAAGGTGGTGGACGACACCCTGCGCGAGATGGAAGCCAACGGCAAGGCCGAAGGTCTGTACGAACAATGGTTCGGCCAGAAGAGCAGCCTGAAGATGGACAAGCGCGCGTTCAAGTTCGAGACCGACAAGGTCGCCGAGTAA
- a CDS encoding tripartite tricarboxylate transporter substrate binding protein produces MRRCARRGVFSAALMLALPWLAVASAPAHAADDYPNRPLKMIVPYPAGGTADLMARNFCEFLGRELGQPIVVENKPGAAGQLGTSLTAKAAPDGYTLGESNAGTFEVSPHLYKSLPYNLQNDFEQIAVMGRMGVVYGVSAESSIKSLDDLVREAKKNPGKLSFATPGVGSSNHLSGALLASTAGIDWMHVPFKGVAEFLPAVLGGQVTALVDQYPSMMKQLEGGKIRGIAVSTAERIPSSPNVPTFKESGYPDLVFYSWFGLMVPKGVPAPIVDKLTNASRKIIHNPDYRTKVAALGAEPSDVMRTDMVKLIQTNSQVWKKVIDDNKIVVDK; encoded by the coding sequence ATGAGGAGATGTGCAAGACGTGGTGTTTTTTCTGCAGCCCTGATGCTCGCGCTGCCGTGGCTCGCTGTTGCGTCCGCCCCGGCGCACGCGGCCGACGACTACCCGAATCGCCCGCTCAAGATGATCGTGCCCTACCCCGCAGGCGGCACGGCCGATCTCATGGCGCGCAACTTCTGCGAGTTTCTGGGCCGCGAGCTCGGCCAGCCCATCGTCGTGGAAAACAAACCCGGTGCGGCCGGTCAGCTAGGCACCTCGCTCACGGCCAAGGCCGCGCCCGATGGCTACACGCTCGGTGAATCCAACGCGGGCACCTTCGAGGTCTCGCCGCATCTCTACAAATCGCTGCCCTACAACCTGCAGAACGACTTCGAGCAGATCGCGGTGATGGGCCGCATGGGCGTGGTCTACGGCGTGAGCGCGGAGTCGTCGATCAAGTCGCTCGACGACCTGGTCCGCGAGGCCAAGAAGAACCCCGGCAAGCTCTCGTTCGCGACGCCGGGCGTGGGCTCGTCCAACCACCTCTCGGGCGCGCTGCTCGCATCCACCGCAGGCATCGACTGGATGCACGTCCCGTTCAAGGGCGTGGCCGAATTTCTACCAGCCGTGCTCGGCGGACAGGTCACCGCATTGGTGGACCAGTACCCGTCGATGATGAAGCAGCTCGAAGGCGGAAAGATCCGCGGCATCGCGGTCAGCACGGCCGAACGCATTCCGTCGTCGCCCAACGTGCCCACGTTCAAGGAAAGCGGCTATCCCGATCTGGTGTTCTACAGCTGGTTCGGCCTGATGGTGCCCAAGGGGGTGCCCGCGCCCATCGTCGACAAACTCACCAACGCGAGCCGCAAGATCATCCACAATCCCGACTACCGCACCAAGGTAGCGGCGCTCGGTGCCGAGCCCAGCGACGTGATGCGCACCGACATGGTCAAGCTCATACAGACCAACAGCCAGGTCTGGAAGAAAGTCATCGACGACAACAAGATCGTGGTCGACAAATGA
- a CDS encoding acetolactate synthase large subunit gives MDNANSPTSNHPTQNGADVLVDTLLANQIDVCFANPGTSEMHFVAALDRKPQMRCILGLFEGVVTGAADGYARMAEKPACTLLHTGPGLANALANMHNARRANTPMVNIVGDHASYHLHYDAALTSDIESLARPMSKWVGRVRHAGEVAQQAAEAIHQSTTLGGGVTTLILPADAAWSETSVSTVLAKPAEALQLDDAALRQSVRALASKEDGKTLIMLSGRALREDALAIAQSIAERTGAHLLAQQSNARTQRGRGRVAIERVPYNVDAALKLLAPYQRVICIGAKAPVAFFAYPGKPGSMLPANCEVITLSPLGGDALQALQHLAEAVGANGKPQSLIAQPHLEASEQLSWSTATPINPLTFAQAMAELIPENAIVCDESVSSGRDFFRHTMQAAPHDYLQITGGAIGNGIPLATGAAVACPDRKVVLMQADGSAMYTLQGLWTQAREQLDVLNIILSNRTYAILKGEFKSVGAGTPGKNARQMLDLDNPALDWLAIAKGCGIESVRATHIAELGDAVRAALKRKGPFLIEAVF, from the coding sequence ATGGACAACGCCAACTCCCCCACCTCCAACCACCCCACGCAGAACGGCGCCGACGTGCTGGTGGACACGCTGCTCGCCAATCAGATCGACGTCTGCTTCGCCAACCCCGGCACGTCGGAGATGCACTTCGTCGCCGCGCTCGACCGCAAGCCGCAGATGCGCTGCATCCTCGGCCTGTTCGAAGGCGTGGTCACCGGCGCGGCCGACGGCTACGCGCGCATGGCCGAAAAGCCTGCATGCACGTTGCTGCACACGGGCCCCGGCTTGGCGAACGCACTTGCCAACATGCACAACGCGCGCCGCGCGAACACGCCGATGGTGAACATCGTTGGCGACCACGCGAGCTATCACCTGCACTACGACGCAGCCCTCACCAGCGACATCGAATCGCTTGCACGCCCCATGTCCAAATGGGTGGGACGCGTGCGCCACGCGGGCGAGGTCGCGCAGCAGGCAGCCGAGGCGATTCACCAGTCCACCACGCTCGGCGGCGGTGTGACCACGCTGATTCTTCCGGCCGACGCGGCGTGGTCAGAGACCTCGGTGTCCACCGTGCTGGCCAAACCCGCCGAAGCCCTGCAGCTCGACGATGCCGCGCTGCGCCAGAGCGTGCGCGCGCTGGCATCCAAGGAAGACGGCAAGACTCTCATCATGCTTTCGGGCCGCGCGCTGCGTGAAGACGCGCTTGCCATCGCACAGAGCATCGCCGAGCGCACTGGCGCACACCTGCTCGCCCAGCAATCGAACGCCCGCACCCAGCGCGGCCGGGGTCGCGTTGCCATCGAACGCGTGCCCTACAACGTGGACGCTGCACTCAAGCTGCTCGCACCGTATCAACGCGTCATCTGCATCGGCGCAAAGGCCCCCGTGGCCTTCTTCGCCTATCCCGGCAAGCCCGGCTCCATGCTGCCCGCGAACTGCGAAGTCATCACACTGAGCCCGCTCGGCGGCGATGCGCTGCAGGCACTCCAGCACCTGGCCGAAGCCGTAGGCGCGAACGGCAAACCGCAATCGCTCATCGCCCAGCCGCATCTCGAAGCCAGCGAGCAACTGAGCTGGAGCACGGCCACGCCGATCAACCCGCTCACCTTCGCTCAGGCCATGGCCGAGCTGATCCCCGAGAACGCCATCGTCTGCGACGAATCGGTCAGCTCGGGCCGCGACTTCTTCCGCCACACCATGCAGGCCGCGCCGCACGACTACCTGCAGATCACTGGCGGCGCCATCGGCAACGGCATCCCCTTGGCCACCGGCGCGGCCGTCGCCTGTCCCGACCGCAAGGTCGTGCTGATGCAGGCCGACGGCAGCGCGATGTACACGCTGCAAGGCTTGTGGACGCAGGCGCGCGAGCAGCTCGACGTGCTCAACATCATCCTTTCCAACCGCACCTACGCCATCCTCAAGGGCGAGTTCAAGAGTGTAGGCGCAGGCACCCCCGGCAAGAACGCCCGCCAAATGCTCGACCTCGACAACCCCGCCCTCGACTGGCTCGCCATCGCCAAGGGCTGCGGCATCGAATCCGTGCGCGCCACCCACATCGCCGAACTCGGCGACGCGGTGCGCGCGGCGCTCAAGCGCAAGGGGCCGTTTCTGATTGAGGCCGTTTTCTAA
- a CDS encoding zinc-ribbon domain containing protein: MKSNKQRREEIMQLRLKRAARALEPHPRGEVVSPTMPHRRYVDKAFTCIDCGVQQVWTAKQQLWWYEIAKGNPYTAAVRCRPCRKLHAEQLKAMQSHPGANKLGEEVAWLKSLKSEPSDPAKINRLNAALDGRHDSVRKVAVDAIAQWQRPQDEPRLRALVDRPFRGYSNPLHEAAARALLPLLRHPHDEAWVLEQFAMNHNAARPFMEFARAMPDAALHRALMLEAENSDQRRLHNLCMMMEHIARPLPANVVYKLENSNERHLRAYSKRYKAEED, translated from the coding sequence ATGAAGAGCAACAAGCAACGTCGCGAAGAAATCATGCAACTGCGTTTGAAGCGCGCAGCACGAGCACTTGAGCCCCATCCACGCGGTGAAGTTGTCAGCCCGACAATGCCGCACCGTCGCTACGTGGACAAGGCGTTCACCTGCATCGATTGTGGAGTGCAGCAAGTATGGACGGCCAAGCAGCAGCTCTGGTGGTATGAAATCGCCAAAGGCAATCCCTATACCGCCGCCGTGCGCTGCCGTCCTTGCCGCAAGCTGCATGCTGAACAGCTCAAGGCCATGCAATCACATCCCGGTGCCAACAAGCTGGGTGAAGAGGTCGCGTGGCTCAAGAGCCTGAAGAGCGAACCGAGTGATCCCGCGAAGATCAATCGACTCAATGCCGCACTCGACGGTCGGCATGACAGCGTGCGAAAGGTTGCAGTGGATGCAATCGCGCAATGGCAACGCCCGCAAGACGAGCCCCGTTTGCGCGCATTGGTGGACCGCCCCTTCAGGGGCTACTCCAACCCATTGCACGAGGCAGCAGCGCGAGCATTGCTACCGCTTCTGCGTCATCCGCACGATGAGGCGTGGGTGCTGGAGCAATTTGCGATGAACCACAACGCGGCGCGGCCGTTTATGGAGTTTGCGCGAGCCATGCCGGATGCCGCATTGCACCGTGCTTTGATGCTCGAGGCAGAGAACAGCGATCAACGTCGCCTGCACAACCTGTGCATGATGATGGAACACATCGCACGTCCATTGCCAGCGAACGTGGTCTACAAGCTGGAGAATTCCAATGAGCGCCATCTGCGCGCCTATTCAAAAAGGTATAAGGCCGAAGAGGACTGA
- the rtcR gene encoding RNA repair transcriptional activator RtcR — MQKKTVAIGFMGTQLDSGLGAGRWEKWRPTVSLVQHEDRLIDRLELIYSRKHTALANQLVADIANVSPETEVNLVPLEVNDPWDFGEMYAAIYDWARNYRFDPENEQYWVHITTGTHVAQICMFLMVESRQIPGVLLQTSPPRKQKAGAPGELALIDLDLSRYDGLAQRFTQAKEEAIDFLKSGIATRNARFNKLIEEIERVAVRSKAPILFTGPTGAGKSHLARRMYELKKARHQIDGDFVEVNCATLRGDGAASTLFGHKKGAFTGAAADRAGLLRAAHQGVLFLDEIGELGLDEQAMLLKAVEEKRFFPMGSDKEVSSDFQLVVGTNRDLRVDVAGGRFREDLFARINLWAYTLPGLAHRPEDIEPNVDHMLARSSAEIGRNVRFNAEARAAYLRFANSTDAPWSGNFRDLAASVTRLATLAEGGRISVEQVQAEISRLQWLWQHADGDLPATSASHDSVDLTDMLTEAQLAALDYFDRLQLQSVIHICRQSRTLSEAGRRLFDKSRELKAVANDADRLRKYLHKFGLNWDAVTG, encoded by the coding sequence ATGCAAAAGAAAACCGTCGCCATCGGCTTCATGGGCACCCAGCTCGATTCGGGCCTCGGCGCGGGGCGCTGGGAGAAGTGGCGGCCCACGGTGTCGCTGGTGCAGCACGAGGATCGGCTGATCGACCGCCTTGAGCTGATCTATTCGCGCAAACACACGGCGCTCGCGAACCAGCTCGTGGCCGACATTGCCAACGTCTCGCCCGAAACGGAGGTCAACCTCGTGCCGCTCGAGGTGAACGACCCATGGGATTTCGGCGAGATGTACGCGGCCATCTACGACTGGGCGCGCAACTACCGCTTCGACCCCGAGAACGAGCAGTACTGGGTGCACATCACCACCGGCACGCACGTGGCGCAGATCTGCATGTTCCTGATGGTGGAGTCGCGCCAGATTCCCGGCGTGCTGCTGCAGACCTCGCCGCCGCGCAAGCAGAAAGCAGGGGCACCCGGCGAGCTGGCGCTCATCGATCTCGACCTCTCGCGCTACGACGGGCTCGCGCAGCGCTTCACGCAGGCCAAGGAAGAGGCCATCGATTTTCTGAAGAGCGGCATCGCCACGCGCAACGCCCGCTTCAACAAGCTGATCGAGGAGATCGAGCGCGTGGCGGTGCGCTCGAAGGCGCCGATTCTCTTCACCGGGCCCACCGGCGCGGGCAAGTCGCATCTGGCGCGGCGCATGTATGAGCTCAAGAAGGCGCGCCACCAGATCGACGGCGATTTCGTCGAAGTGAACTGTGCGACGCTGCGCGGTGACGGCGCGGCCTCGACACTGTTCGGCCACAAGAAGGGCGCGTTCACCGGCGCGGCGGCCGACCGCGCGGGCCTGCTGCGCGCGGCGCACCAGGGCGTGCTGTTTCTCGACGAGATCGGCGAACTGGGCCTCGATGAGCAGGCCATGCTTTTGAAGGCGGTCGAAGAAAAGCGCTTCTTCCCGATGGGCAGCGACAAGGAGGTGTCGAGCGACTTCCAGCTCGTCGTCGGCACCAACCGCGACCTGCGCGTGGACGTGGCCGGGGGCCGCTTTCGCGAGGACCTGTTCGCGCGCATCAACCTCTGGGCCTACACGCTGCCGGGGCTCGCGCACCGGCCCGAGGACATCGAGCCCAATGTCGACCACATGCTCGCGCGCTCGTCCGCCGAGATCGGCCGCAACGTGCGCTTCAACGCCGAGGCGCGCGCGGCCTATCTGCGCTTTGCCAACTCCACAGATGCGCCATGGTCCGGCAACTTCCGCGATCTGGCCGCGAGCGTCACCCGCCTCGCCACGCTCGCCGAGGGCGGACGCATTTCGGTCGAACAGGTGCAGGCCGAGATCAGCCGGCTGCAGTGGCTTTGGCAGCACGCCGATGGCGATTTACCCGCCACCAGTGCGTCGCACGACTCGGTCGATCTGACCGACATGCTGACCGAAGCGCAACTCGCCGCGCTCGACTACTTTGACCGGCTGCAGCTGCAGTCCGTCATCCACATCTGCCGCCAGTCGCGCACCCTGTCCGAGGCAGGACGCAGGCTGTTCGACAAGTCGCGCGAACTCAAGGCCGTGGCGAACGACGCGGATCGGCTGCGCAAATATCTGCACAAGTTCGGGCTGAACTGGGACGCGGTCACCGGGTAG
- a CDS encoding RtcB family protein translates to MSDNELNYNVAQVPNGVPIKMWTKGVPVEDEARNQLANTSRLPVVFKHIAAMPDVHLGIGATIGSVIPTIKAIIPAAVGVDIGCGMMAAKTTLRAHDLPDNLGPLRSAIERAIPHGFAPKNRGRDPGAWDTPPDPVDVAWSGLVDEFNALCELHPRLANTNNRKHLGTLGSGNHFVEVCIDQNDFVWFMLHSGSRGVGNAIGNHFIELAKKDAERNMRNLPDKDLAYFEEGAQYFGDYVRGVSWAQKFAMKNREVMMTNLIAAVRKVISKPFESHVEAVNCHHNYVQKEHHFGEDVFVTRKGAVSAKRGEMGIIPGSMGARSYIVRGLGNPESFESCSHGAGRVMSRTKAKKMFTVADQIKATEGVECRKDADVIDEIPMAYKDIDAVMEAQKDLVEIVHTLKQVVCVKG, encoded by the coding sequence ATGTCCGATAACGAACTGAACTACAACGTGGCACAGGTGCCCAATGGCGTGCCGATCAAGATGTGGACTAAGGGCGTTCCCGTGGAAGACGAGGCGCGCAACCAGCTCGCGAACACCTCGCGCCTGCCCGTGGTGTTCAAGCACATCGCCGCGATGCCCGACGTGCATCTGGGAATCGGCGCCACCATCGGCTCGGTGATTCCCACGATCAAGGCGATCATTCCTGCGGCCGTGGGCGTGGATATCGGCTGCGGAATGATGGCCGCCAAGACCACGCTGCGAGCGCATGACCTGCCCGATAACCTGGGACCGCTGCGCTCGGCCATCGAACGCGCGATTCCGCATGGCTTTGCGCCCAAGAACCGTGGACGTGATCCAGGCGCGTGGGATACGCCGCCCGATCCCGTGGATGTGGCGTGGTCCGGTCTGGTGGATGAATTCAATGCGCTGTGCGAGCTGCATCCGCGCCTTGCCAACACCAACAACCGCAAGCATCTGGGAACGCTGGGTTCGGGAAATCACTTCGTGGAAGTGTGCATCGATCAGAACGACTTCGTGTGGTTCATGCTGCACTCGGGTTCACGTGGGGTGGGTAACGCCATCGGTAACCACTTCATCGAACTGGCGAAGAAAGACGCCGAACGCAACATGCGCAATCTGCCCGACAAGGATCTGGCGTACTTTGAGGAAGGTGCGCAGTACTTCGGTGATTACGTGCGCGGTGTGTCCTGGGCGCAGAAGTTCGCGATGAAGAACCGCGAGGTGATGATGACCAACCTGATCGCCGCTGTGCGCAAGGTGATCTCCAAACCGTTCGAGTCGCACGTGGAAGCGGTGAACTGCCACCACAACTATGTGCAGAAGGAACACCACTTCGGTGAAGACGTGTTCGTGACGCGAAAAGGCGCGGTGAGCGCCAAGCGCGGTGAGATGGGGATCATCCCTGGAAGCATGGGCGCACGTAGCTACATCGTTCGCGGCCTCGGAAACCCCGAGAGCTTCGAGAGCTGCAGCCACGGTGCGGGCCGCGTGATGAGCCGCACCAAGGCCAAGAAGATGTTCACCGTGGCCGATCAGATCAAGGCGACCGAGGGCGTGGAATGCCGCAAGGATGCCGATGTGATCGACGAGATCCCGATGGCCTACAAGGACATCGATGCAGTGATGGAGGCGCAGAAAGACCTGGTGGAGATCGTGCATACGCTCAAGCAGGTGGTTTGCGTGAAGGGTTGA